In a genomic window of Occallatibacter riparius:
- a CDS encoding MFS transporter, translated as MSVTAISAAAGSPERKPASPFPADLSHSPLLGILGVLLGAAIVTLTGRLLSLGLADLKGNVGISYDEGAWVGSAFNVALMFIGPFSVYLGGLFGARRVLLAGASIFTVVSASLPQVHSYSLLIVLLAVAGLTSGTFYPLTLTFALRNIPLRYLALVLALYAFFIEGAVNCAPSIYGFFRNHLSWEWMFWLPALATPAMMACVYFGIPESPMPQSKKEAPSFAGFLYLSAGFALLFAALDQGQRLDWWRSGLFNGLFAGSAVLLLFSLERRLRVPNFLVDLGYLRNWNTILLGFALFSFRLVLLATIIIIPQSLSVRGLDAEQYGPAVFWTAVLEIALAFVGALLLYKGIDSRLLMAIGFTAIAFACVLNANFTSAWSAESYFPTELLMGVGQSFALLGLISSIILQVAFSGGLEAPQRALTVSAFFHSVRLLGGQVGVALMGHFIAEREKLHSNLLGLHVQSGNWLVDGTLHGLAAGLAGRSNGAFGAAGRAVGVIDSRLRLQAYSLAFIDAFHIVVAACVVMLVFTAALRRSPMNFRQLPALQQGADSPQEARP; from the coding sequence ATGAGCGTAACCGCCATTTCAGCCGCGGCCGGAAGCCCTGAGCGGAAGCCTGCGTCGCCGTTTCCTGCGGATCTGTCTCATAGCCCGCTGCTGGGAATCCTTGGGGTCCTTCTGGGTGCAGCGATCGTAACCCTTACCGGACGATTGCTCAGCCTCGGCCTCGCTGACCTCAAAGGCAACGTCGGCATCAGCTATGACGAAGGAGCATGGGTCGGAAGTGCATTCAACGTAGCTCTGATGTTCATCGGGCCATTCTCGGTCTACTTGGGTGGGCTGTTTGGAGCGCGCCGGGTGCTTTTGGCTGGTGCGTCCATATTCACTGTGGTTTCCGCATCTCTTCCCCAGGTACACAGCTACAGTTTGCTCATCGTACTGCTGGCGGTTGCAGGGTTGACATCGGGGACATTCTATCCGCTGACGCTGACGTTCGCCCTGCGTAATATTCCATTACGGTATCTGGCTCTGGTGCTCGCGCTCTACGCCTTCTTCATCGAGGGCGCGGTCAACTGTGCCCCGTCGATCTACGGATTCTTCCGGAATCACCTTTCCTGGGAATGGATGTTCTGGCTTCCCGCGCTTGCAACTCCCGCGATGATGGCGTGTGTGTACTTCGGAATTCCCGAATCGCCGATGCCTCAAAGCAAGAAAGAAGCGCCCAGCTTTGCTGGATTCCTCTATCTGAGTGCCGGCTTTGCTTTGCTCTTCGCAGCTCTCGATCAGGGGCAGAGGCTGGACTGGTGGCGGTCAGGACTGTTCAACGGATTGTTCGCGGGCTCGGCGGTGCTCTTGCTTTTCTCTCTGGAGCGCCGATTGCGCGTTCCTAACTTCCTGGTTGACTTAGGCTACCTCCGCAACTGGAACACAATTCTGTTAGGATTTGCGCTTTTTTCATTCCGGCTAGTGCTCCTGGCAACCATCATCATTATTCCGCAGTCGTTGTCGGTGCGGGGCCTCGACGCGGAGCAATACGGCCCGGCTGTGTTCTGGACGGCTGTCCTTGAGATCGCGCTGGCTTTCGTCGGCGCCCTGCTTCTCTATAAAGGCATAGATTCGCGCCTGCTGATGGCAATCGGCTTCACGGCCATCGCCTTTGCCTGTGTGCTCAATGCGAACTTCACCAGCGCCTGGTCGGCTGAGAGCTACTTCCCTACGGAGTTGCTGATGGGAGTCGGTCAATCGTTCGCCTTGCTGGGATTGATTTCGTCCATCATCCTGCAGGTCGCATTCTCTGGCGGACTGGAAGCACCACAGCGCGCACTCACCGTTTCGGCATTCTTTCATTCTGTCAGACTGCTGGGCGGACAGGTGGGTGTGGCCCTGATGGGGCACTTCATCGCTGAACGGGAGAAACTGCACTCCAATCTTCTTGGGTTGCACGTTCAATCGGGCAACTGGCTAGTCGATGGCACCTTGCACGGCCTGGCTGCGGGTTTGGCCGGGCGGTCGAACGGCGCCTTCGGTGCTGCCGGGCGTGCCGTCGGCGTTATCGACAGCAGACTCCGCTTGCAGGCCTACAGCTTGGCCTTTATTGACGCGTTCCATATCGTTGTAGCGGCCTGCGTGGTGATGTTGGTCTTCACCGCCGCGCTGCGCAGGTCACCCATGAACTTTCGGCAGCTGCCCGCGCTGCAGCAAGGTGCCGATTCACCGCAGGAGGCGAGGCCATGA
- a CDS encoding HlyD family secretion protein, which translates to MGILRALWKEYIVSYSAQVVEPGILKAAWQKYGAPLIVIALAVAVIVTVTRNWNGWEGGRAQQTTNDAYVRGDVTPLSTKISGIVRQVRVNDYQIVHKGDILVQLDDDDYRAQVDQAAAAVEAARAAIENNVRQRELQDAKIDRALTGIDEADAQIVAAQAGREATRADVTRARLERTRQEALIASKATTQQMVESAVANEERFTAQVTSRDADLAQAHTLRRSNQAAAEAERGGKLVLESQEAQLVADLHARQAALAAAQVNLGYTRILAPADGTVGERQVRPGQLVSPGTQVIPFVDTTRWVAANFRETQLTNIKPGDGVEVRIDVFPGQVIKGRVLEIAPASGSQFALLPPDNATGNFTKVVQRVPVKIVLDESPLNHQLRPGLSAVVTVRTGR; encoded by the coding sequence GTGGGAATACTCAGAGCTCTTTGGAAGGAATACATTGTGAGCTACTCAGCACAGGTTGTAGAACCAGGAATCTTGAAAGCCGCATGGCAGAAGTATGGCGCGCCCTTAATCGTGATCGCGCTGGCCGTAGCGGTCATTGTGACCGTCACCCGCAACTGGAACGGCTGGGAGGGTGGACGAGCCCAGCAAACGACCAATGATGCCTATGTTCGCGGCGATGTCACTCCACTCAGCACGAAGATCTCGGGTATCGTGCGCCAAGTAAGGGTCAATGATTACCAGATCGTCCACAAAGGCGACATCTTGGTTCAACTCGACGATGACGACTACCGCGCACAGGTAGACCAAGCGGCAGCCGCGGTTGAAGCTGCCAGGGCAGCCATCGAGAACAACGTGAGGCAGCGTGAACTGCAGGATGCAAAGATCGACCGGGCGCTGACCGGAATCGACGAAGCAGATGCTCAGATTGTCGCAGCGCAAGCCGGAAGAGAGGCTACACGCGCCGATGTGACCCGAGCTCGCTTGGAGCGCACCCGGCAGGAAGCACTGATCGCATCGAAGGCGACCACGCAGCAGATGGTGGAATCGGCAGTTGCCAATGAGGAGCGATTCACGGCACAAGTAACGAGCCGCGACGCCGATCTTGCCCAGGCCCACACGCTGCGGCGGAGCAATCAGGCTGCAGCCGAAGCCGAGCGCGGCGGCAAACTCGTGCTCGAGTCCCAGGAGGCCCAGCTTGTCGCTGATCTCCATGCCAGGCAGGCTGCGCTGGCTGCGGCGCAAGTGAACCTCGGGTATACACGCATTCTGGCGCCTGCGGACGGCACCGTCGGGGAACGTCAAGTCCGGCCGGGACAGCTCGTATCCCCCGGAACCCAGGTGATTCCATTCGTGGATACCACGCGTTGGGTCGCAGCGAATTTCCGCGAGACTCAATTAACCAACATCAAGCCCGGCGATGGGGTTGAGGTTCGCATTGATGTATTTCCGGGGCAAGTGATCAAGGGCCGAGTTCTCGAGATTGCTCCGGCAAGCGGTTCGCAGTTCGCTTTACTCCCTCCCGACAATGCGACGGGGAATTTCACCAAGGTCGTGCAGCGTGTGCCGGTCAAGATTGTCCTCGATGAGTCGCCTCTGAATCATCAGCTCCGGCCCGGACTTTCCGCAGTGGTAACCGTGAGAACCGGAAGGTAA
- a CDS encoding carbohydrate porin yields MEAGVNHTRSGRGIYDGWLQKITIASQIEVGREFFTRPVLRTFVTYAKWSDRLRGFVGGVPRTG; encoded by the coding sequence GTGGAGGCAGGCGTCAACCACACGCGCAGCGGCCGAGGTATATATGATGGATGGCTGCAGAAGATCACCATCGCGTCGCAAATTGAAGTCGGACGCGAGTTCTTCACCCGCCCAGTGCTCCGCACGTTCGTCACTTACGCGAAATGGTCAGATCGTTTGCGCGGATTTGTGGGCGGGGTCCCCCGCACAGGATAG
- a CDS encoding carboxypeptidase-like regulatory domain-containing protein has product MPRKFLLVCLLVCTLRGFAEKGNRPGSAVSGSISGTVVDVNDGIVPGATVVLHCESPCKEESAVAGDTGSFEFKSLSLGSRYEIAVRAEGFKDWTSAPITLTPEQSVFLLTDVRIEAARTTESVTVYASRDEIATEQVRLAEHQRVLGVIPNFYVVYDPKNAVPLSSKLKFKLAMRTALDPVTVSGVVLLAGVQQAGGTPNYVGGAKGYGQRLGADAASGFSSILLGSAILPSLLHQDPRYFCQGTGTTSSRLKHAIFSPFITRGDNGRSQVNFSSLGGDLASSALSETYFPNSNRGPGLVFGNFAIGTGERMAGAVLQEFILRRLTPSARKQREGVR; this is encoded by the coding sequence ATGCCACGCAAATTCTTGCTTGTATGTCTTTTGGTCTGCACGCTTCGCGGTTTCGCTGAAAAGGGAAACCGCCCGGGATCTGCCGTAAGCGGAAGCATCAGCGGAACTGTCGTTGACGTTAATGATGGTATCGTCCCTGGAGCCACTGTGGTCCTCCATTGCGAAAGTCCCTGCAAAGAGGAATCCGCAGTTGCTGGCGATACAGGCAGTTTTGAGTTCAAGAGCCTAAGCCTCGGAAGCCGTTACGAGATCGCGGTGAGGGCCGAAGGTTTCAAAGACTGGACCTCCGCACCGATCACGCTGACGCCTGAGCAGAGCGTATTCCTTCTAACTGACGTGCGAATCGAAGCCGCAAGAACTACGGAGTCGGTGACGGTCTACGCTTCGCGCGACGAGATCGCAACAGAACAAGTCCGACTCGCAGAACACCAGCGCGTCCTGGGCGTCATACCCAACTTCTATGTTGTCTACGATCCAAAGAACGCGGTGCCGCTTTCATCCAAACTCAAATTCAAGCTTGCGATGAGAACCGCATTAGACCCGGTTACCGTGTCCGGAGTTGTACTTCTCGCCGGAGTACAGCAGGCGGGAGGCACTCCCAACTATGTGGGAGGCGCCAAGGGATATGGCCAGCGCCTGGGGGCGGACGCTGCCAGTGGCTTCAGCAGCATCCTGTTAGGAAGCGCCATTCTGCCATCTCTGCTGCATCAGGATCCTCGCTACTTTTGCCAGGGAACGGGTACAACCTCCTCGCGCCTCAAGCACGCAATATTCAGTCCGTTCATCACTCGAGGTGACAACGGAAGGTCCCAGGTAAACTTCTCCAGCCTCGGAGGCGATTTGGCTTCGAGTGCTCTCTCAGAGACGTATTTCCCTAACTCGAACCGCGGGCCAGGCTTGGTCTTCGGAAACTTCGCGATCGGAACTGGAGAGCGCATGGCCGGGGCAGTTCTGCAGGAGTTCATTTTGCGCAGACTCACCCCCAGCGCCAGGAAGCAAAGAGAGGGGGTCAGATGA
- a CDS encoding endonuclease/exonuclease/phosphatase family protein, with the protein MDWNIDRGLQLRSIIDFLGDANADVLILQEVDLNARRTQRLNVAQEIARKLRLNYVFGREFVELTQGSNSSPAYHGQATLSRWRISNPRAIRFQQQSSFWQPRWYVPKVEPFQERLGGRIALVAEISVPSNAAVVSYNLHLESRGHDELRLAQLNEVLMDARARGAAGPTVVAGDLNLDASTAAAGAAIVREGFVSAMPSGRMATTPARHLLESGRHIDWAFVRGPVQIEKGRVHNSIKASDHYPISFELGLSKGW; encoded by the coding sequence GTGGACTGGAACATAGACCGCGGCTTGCAGCTTCGGTCGATCATCGACTTCCTGGGCGATGCGAATGCGGACGTTCTCATCCTCCAGGAAGTCGACCTGAATGCGCGACGCACACAACGCCTCAACGTGGCTCAGGAGATCGCGCGAAAACTTCGCCTGAACTATGTGTTCGGCCGGGAATTTGTGGAACTAACGCAAGGTTCCAACTCGAGCCCGGCGTACCACGGGCAAGCTACATTGTCGCGATGGAGGATTTCAAATCCCCGAGCCATTCGATTTCAGCAGCAGTCGAGCTTCTGGCAACCTCGCTGGTACGTTCCAAAGGTCGAGCCCTTCCAGGAGAGGCTCGGAGGAAGAATTGCGCTCGTTGCAGAGATCAGCGTTCCCAGCAATGCCGCTGTTGTCTCTTACAACCTGCACCTTGAAAGCCGAGGCCACGATGAATTGCGCCTGGCTCAATTGAATGAGGTGCTGATGGACGCAAGGGCGCGAGGGGCTGCCGGCCCGACGGTTGTTGCCGGCGATCTGAACCTAGATGCGTCCACTGCTGCGGCAGGCGCAGCAATCGTGCGCGAGGGATTCGTCAGCGCAATGCCGAGCGGACGCATGGCGACCACTCCGGCGCGCCACCTCCTCGAGTCGGGCCGTCATATCGATTGGGCGTTTGTACGCGGTCCTGTGCAGATCGAGAAGGGCCGCGTCCATAACTCAATCAAGGCGTCTGACCATTATCCGATCTCATTCGAGCTAGGCCTTTCCAAAGGGTGGTAG
- a CDS encoding phosphocholine cytidylyltransferase family protein, giving the protein MKAVILAAGQGTRLRSVHGEHPKCLIDVDDFTILDHQFEAIARAGIHDVAIVVGYEKEQIVRHVKANWAESGLRVQLIENPAFAMTNNIFSLWLAIEWLRGDSFVVLNADVVFDPEILVSAVHPFSPISMILDPLWRDETMKVIIEDDRVIRMSKKISREEFSGTYIGITVFSKGIQGRFFDKLDSFVMSGEVNGFFNVAVQELADEGVAVGYTTTGGLAWAEIDDPLDLMFAQQAVFPNIARAA; this is encoded by the coding sequence ATGAAAGCGGTAATATTGGCCGCAGGGCAGGGTACCAGGCTTCGCTCTGTGCATGGAGAACATCCAAAGTGTCTGATTGATGTGGATGATTTCACGATCCTGGACCACCAGTTCGAGGCCATAGCGAGGGCCGGCATTCATGACGTGGCGATCGTGGTCGGCTACGAGAAAGAGCAGATTGTCCGCCATGTGAAAGCCAATTGGGCTGAAAGTGGACTGAGGGTTCAGCTTATCGAGAATCCGGCATTTGCAATGACCAACAATATCTTCTCGCTGTGGCTCGCAATCGAATGGCTGCGAGGGGACAGTTTTGTGGTTCTCAACGCCGACGTCGTTTTTGACCCTGAGATCCTGGTTTCCGCCGTCCACCCATTTTCGCCGATCTCAATGATCCTGGACCCACTGTGGCGCGATGAGACGATGAAGGTGATCATCGAAGATGACCGTGTAATTCGAATGAGCAAGAAGATTTCCCGCGAGGAGTTCAGCGGAACGTATATCGGGATCACGGTGTTCTCGAAAGGGATCCAAGGAAGATTCTTCGATAAGCTGGACAGTTTTGTAATGTCGGGTGAGGTCAACGGGTTCTTTAATGTCGCCGTGCAGGAGCTCGCGGACGAGGGAGTTGCGGTGGGTTACACGACCACTGGGGGACTGGCCTGGGCAGAGATCGATGACCCACTCGACCTAATGTTCGCGCAGCAAGCAGTATTTCCGAATATTGCAAGGGCCGCCTGA
- a CDS encoding CDP-alcohol phosphatidyltransferase family protein, which yields MNWTKPAQVCLSEIDEPTPTLPFFETMGVRITSAESVAAAERFLVAHSGKILDGIHTSFNRRLCRPFVRMLSHTSVTPNQVTFGGVVISVLSAVAFARGGYLYSLLGALLFYIAGLFDEMDGMLARIKFAESPRGTWLEGFADGLSYLLLFGGIMIGLSHRYGSAAIIMGGVLLAGIVLALIVTSLQRRRATTADRPNEYLGRMYQLLDGDSGNWISRVVRQLQAFIRRGILVHYIVIFAVIGALPLVFLLATIGAHLTWILTLYFDRRFFAQPFAAGATSTANTMKETA from the coding sequence GTGAATTGGACGAAGCCCGCTCAGGTGTGTCTGAGTGAGATCGACGAGCCCACACCCACCCTTCCGTTTTTCGAGACAATGGGTGTCCGGATCACGTCAGCAGAGAGTGTCGCCGCAGCGGAACGATTTCTGGTGGCCCACTCCGGCAAAATCCTGGATGGTATTCATACCAGCTTCAACCGCCGCCTTTGCCGCCCCTTTGTGCGCATGCTTTCCCACACATCGGTGACGCCAAATCAGGTGACGTTCGGCGGTGTGGTCATTTCCGTTCTATCAGCCGTTGCATTCGCTCGCGGCGGCTATCTGTATTCGCTACTAGGCGCCTTGTTGTTTTACATTGCGGGTCTCTTTGATGAGATGGACGGCATGCTGGCACGAATCAAGTTTGCTGAGTCGCCCCGCGGAACGTGGCTTGAGGGATTTGCCGATGGGCTGAGCTACCTTTTGCTCTTCGGGGGAATCATGATCGGACTGAGTCACAGATACGGGAGCGCGGCCATCATCATGGGCGGCGTGCTGCTTGCCGGAATCGTGCTGGCCTTGATTGTGACTTCCCTGCAGCGGCGCCGCGCCACCACAGCGGATCGGCCGAACGAATACCTCGGTCGCATGTACCAGTTGCTCGACGGGGATTCAGGAAACTGGATTTCCCGCGTCGTGCGCCAACTTCAGGCCTTCATAAGAAGAGGCATCCTAGTCCACTACATTGTAATCTTCGCAGTCATCGGAGCGCTGCCGCTTGTCTTCCTTCTCGCAACAATCGGCGCTCATCTCACCTGGATTTTGACGCTCTACTTCGATCGTCGGTTCTTCGCCCAGCCATTCGCGGCGGGCGCGACATCAACAGCAAACACCATGAAGGAGACGGCATGA
- a CDS encoding lysylphosphatidylglycerol synthase domain-containing protein, with product MKRVQLIIACGAVMLLAWVIAHAGISTMLGQLTAMRVALPLVIALSLLRLTLQSVTWSASLKGENIAVDRRTLVGVRVASQAMGYLTVLGPALSEPMKIKLLGTSSDATITATFLDTGVYWLTSVLIAISGLACLPLFAVHGTAYHWLPAVLILGLAVLAITRRDSVLAHVVRACGKRTPSWLVRAERWERAIRRYRLEQPGLVSRMFWIGMACQLLIVLEVFIVLWSLHLPVHVVAVMAIEGVTRALKLASGWIPARIGADEGGAISAFSLVGLSPMLGLSLALTRRARDLIWALSGILWLAWTSRRSRVRDPQAFAHSTAISEGGL from the coding sequence ATGAAAAGAGTTCAGCTGATTATCGCGTGCGGAGCAGTGATGCTGTTGGCGTGGGTGATAGCCCATGCCGGCATCTCTACGATGCTGGGGCAGTTGACGGCTATGCGCGTTGCACTCCCCCTTGTGATTGCGCTGAGCCTTCTGCGCCTCACTCTCCAGAGCGTCACATGGTCGGCATCTCTAAAAGGCGAGAACATTGCTGTCGACAGAAGGACGTTGGTAGGAGTCCGAGTCGCCTCGCAGGCGATGGGATATCTCACGGTTCTCGGTCCGGCGCTTTCCGAGCCTATGAAGATAAAGCTTCTGGGCACCTCCAGCGACGCGACCATTACGGCCACTTTCCTTGACACAGGTGTGTACTGGCTCACGTCCGTCCTGATCGCAATTTCGGGTTTAGCATGTCTTCCTTTGTTTGCCGTCCATGGCACGGCCTACCATTGGCTCCCCGCTGTTCTGATCCTTGGCCTCGCCGTGTTGGCCATCACGCGACGCGATTCCGTTCTAGCCCATGTAGTACGAGCGTGCGGAAAGCGCACCCCCTCCTGGCTTGTGCGCGCGGAAAGGTGGGAAAGGGCGATTCGGCGCTACCGCCTGGAGCAGCCCGGGTTGGTGAGCCGCATGTTCTGGATCGGTATGGCATGCCAGTTACTGATCGTTCTGGAAGTGTTCATTGTTCTGTGGTCACTGCATCTGCCTGTTCACGTTGTGGCGGTCATGGCCATAGAGGGAGTGACACGCGCCCTGAAGCTTGCAAGCGGATGGATTCCTGCCCGCATCGGTGCCGACGAGGGCGGTGCGATATCAGCGTTTTCGCTTGTCGGTCTTTCGCCCATGCTTGGCCTGAGCCTTGCCCTGACTCGGAGAGCGCGTGACCTGATCTGGGCACTTAGCGGGATTCTCTGGCTGGCTTGGACTTCGCGCCGCTCACGTGTCCGTGACCCGCAAGCATTCGCGCATTCTACCGCAATTTCTGAAGGAGGTTTGTAA
- a CDS encoding outer membrane lipoprotein-sorting protein, with translation MRLTIKVAPAIFAIGLCLARVAWSQTPEPLPTADEVVARMMRADDERKSELTGYTALRRYEAVNSTRHAELEVRLESAPDGSKSFTIISETGSSAIRKHVLYKILSEEREASKRESRTSTRIIPANYKFEVVGLETLDSGPAYVLSVTPKTENKYFIDGKVWVDANAYAIVRIEGRPARNPSFWVHNVHFVHTYQRVGQFWLASSTRTTSEVRIFGPSELTIDNSGYVLDPPTRRATATDPIASLTR, from the coding sequence ATGAGACTGACTATCAAGGTTGCTCCGGCGATCTTTGCAATCGGGCTTTGCCTGGCGAGGGTTGCCTGGTCCCAGACCCCGGAGCCGCTTCCAACCGCGGATGAAGTGGTTGCAAGGATGATGCGGGCCGATGACGAACGTAAATCAGAACTGACAGGGTATACGGCTCTTCGTCGTTACGAGGCCGTAAACAGCACTCGCCACGCTGAATTAGAGGTGCGCCTGGAGTCCGCCCCTGACGGGTCGAAGAGCTTCACGATTATTTCCGAAACGGGATCGAGTGCGATTCGCAAGCATGTGCTTTACAAGATCTTGAGCGAAGAGAGAGAGGCATCGAAGCGGGAGTCTCGCACCAGCACCCGCATCATTCCAGCAAATTACAAATTCGAGGTCGTCGGGCTGGAGACTCTCGATTCCGGTCCGGCATACGTGTTGTCGGTCACTCCAAAAACAGAGAACAAATACTTCATAGACGGAAAGGTCTGGGTTGATGCGAATGCCTATGCAATCGTTCGCATCGAAGGACGGCCTGCCCGAAATCCCTCGTTCTGGGTGCACAACGTACATTTCGTTCACACGTACCAGAGAGTGGGCCAGTTCTGGCTTGCCTCGTCGACCCGCACCACAAGCGAAGTGCGAATCTTCGGACCCTCAGAACTAACGATCGACAACTCGGGGTACGTGCTCGATCCGCCTACGAGGCGCGCGACGGCAACGGATCCGATTGCGAGCCTGACACGATGA